TCCACGAGGCGGTGGCCCTCAAGGCCGTCGCGCCGGTGACCCGGCTCATGCGACCGGGCGCGCTGCTCGCGGACACGTTGTCCGTCAGGACGGCCATGGTCGAGGAACTCGCGGCCCAGGCCCCCGGCATCCAGCATGTCGGTCTCAACCCCATGTTCGCTCCGGCCGCCGGCATGGCCGGCCGGCCCGTCGCCGCCGTGGTCACACGGGACGGGCCCGGAGTGACCGCCCTCCTGCGACTGATCGAACGTCGGAACGGCCGGCTCGTCCGGCTCACGGCGGAGGAACACGACCGGACCGCCGCCACCACCCAGGCCTTGACCCACGCAGTGATCGTGTCGTTCGGCCTCGCCCTCGACCGTCTGGGAGTGGACGTTCGCACACTGACGGCGACGGCACCGCCACCCCATCTCACGCTGCTCACCCTGCTGGCCCGGGTGCTCGGCGGCAGCGCCGATGTGTACGGGGACATCCAGCGGTCCAATCCTCACGCAGCCGCCGCGCGCCGCGCGCTCGCCGACGCACTGCGCGCCTTCGACTCACTCATCGGTGACGACGACAGCGACGGTGGCCACCGGAGAGTCGAGGGTCTCGACGCGGCCTTCGGGAGGCTCCGGCGGCTCATGGGACCCGAGCTCGGTCCATACCAGGACCGATGCCATGAGCTGTTCCGCACCATCCACCACACGAACGACGAAGGCGAGACAGACCGATGATCGAGCAGGACGAGCTGCACCGGCTGCGCGCGGAACTCGACCTCCTCGACGGGACGCTCCTGGACACCCTGCGCCGCCGTATCGACTGCGGCGTGCGCATCGCCCGGTACAAGTCCCGGCACGGCGTGCCGATGATGCAGCCCGGCCGCGTCCACCTGGTCAAAGAGCGGGCTGCACGCTACGCGGTCGACCACGGCCTCGACGAGACGTTCCTGGTGAACCTCTACGACGCGATCATCGCCGAGATGTGCCGCGTCGAGGATTTGGTGATGGACCGGGAAGTCGGCGACCGACGATGAGGAGAGCATGATGCACGCGACTACGACGCACACGTCCCTGGCGCAGCGGCCGGCAGCGCAGCAGCCGTACTGGCCGGACGAGGCGGCCCTCGACGACGTGGAACGGGAGCTGGCCGGACTGCCCGCACTCACCAGCGAGGACGAGGTCGTCGACCTCATGCGCGGGATGGAACTGGTCGCTCGCGGCTCGGCTCTCCTCATCCAGGGCGGTGACTGCGCCGAGCGCTTCCACGAGGCCGTACCGGAATTGGTCCGGCAGAAGGTGGACAACCTCCAGGGGCTCGCCGCGATCATGCGGGCGGGCAGTCGCTCGCCCACGGTGGCCGTCAGCAGGATCGCCGGCCAGTACGGCAAACCACGGTCCTCGCCTTTCGAGGCGGAGGACTCGGGCCGTCAGATGCCCAGTTACTGCGGCGATGCCGTGAACGACCCAGAGTTCGAACCGGTTGCGCGAACCCCGCAACCACGTCGGCTCCTCACCGCATACGAATGCTCGCGGCTCGTCCTCGACGAGCTCCGCCGCTCCTGGTCGGGACGGCCGATCCTGGAACGGGTGTACACCTCGCACGAACTGCTGCTCCTGCCCTATGAACGACCCCTGGTGAGGGAAGGCACGCGCGGCGCGTACAGCGGATCCGCCCACTTCGGCTGGATCGGCGAGCGGACGCGCCAGCCCGACGGCGCCCACGTGGCTCTCGCGCAGGCCGTGCACAACCCTGTCGGGGTGAAGCTGGGGCCGACGGTGTCGCCCGAGGACGCTGTAGCCCTGAGCCGGACGCTGAACCCGGAGCGCGTTCCCGGGCGCCTGACCTTCATCGTCCGCTTCGGTGCGAAGGACGTGGACCGGCTCCTGCCACTCGTGGTCGACGCGGTGGCCCGCCATGGCGCACCGGTCGTCTGGCTCTGCGACCCCATGCACGGCAATGGTGTGCGATTGTCCGGACACAAGACCAGATTGATTGAACCGATGCGGTCCGAGATCACCTCATTCACCCGTGTGCTGCAGGAACGGGGGCAGTGGCCTGCCGGCCTCCACCTGGAGATGACCCCGGACCCGGTCACGGAGTGTGTGTCGGAGCGTGATGAGGAGCCGCGGTTCACGGACTACCGGTCCACCTGCGACCCGCGTCTGAACCCTGAGCAGTCGGCGGAGATGGTCTCCCATTTCCTCGCGCTGCTCTAGCGCCACCCGCGTTCACGGCCGGTGGCCCGACCTCCGCTCGGAGGACGGGCCACCTGGAGCCACGGGCCACGGTTACGAACGGGCCTCCAGCGAGCGCTCCGCCGGACGGCTCGTGGTGCCGCTGCCACTGCCGACCACCCGGGCCACGCCGCCGAGTACCATCGCGGCCGTCACGAGCGAGGCGCTCACTACCAGGGGAGCGCGGAAGCCGAAGTCCGCGCTCAGGGCGACACCGCCCAGGGCCGGACCGGCAGCCGCGCCGACGTTCATCGCGGCGGTGGCGAAGCCGCCGGCCAGCGTGGGTGCGTCCGAGGCCGTGTAGAGGGACTGCGCGATCAGGGTGGAGCCCACCGCGAACGAGAGCACCCCCTGGACGAACACGAGGATCAGGGCCACGGCCGTGTTGCCGGCGGTGAGGGCGAACACCAGCCAGCCCGCCAGCAGCGCCACGCCACCGACCGCCAGCACCTGGCCGGGCCGGCTGTCCGCGAGTCGGCCGCCCAGGTTGACCCCGACGAAGGATCCGATGCCGAACAGCGCCAGCGTGGCGGGCACCCACCCGGTGCTCAGACCCGTGACATGCGTGATGACGGGTGTGAGGTACGTGAACGAGCAGAACGTCGCTCCGTTGACCAGCGCACCGAGCACCAGCGTCAGAACCAGCCGAGGCGTGCGCAGCGCCCGCAACTCGTGGCGGACGCTCGGAGCGTCGGGGTCGACGGGCGTCGCCGGTACGGACCGCAGGATGGCGAAGACGGCGGGCGCGGAGATGAGCGCGACGCCCCAGAACGCCGAGCGCCAGCCCCAGAACTCACTCAGTACGGCGCCGAGCGGCACACCGGCGACGCAGGCGAGGGTCACACCGCTCAGCAGCACCGACGTCGCCCGGCCCTTGGCCTGCGGACCGGCCATGCTCGCCGCGGTCGCGAGGCCGACTGCGAGGAAGCCGGCGTTGGCCAGCGCGGCGATCACCCGCGTGACGAAAAGGATCTCGAAGCTGTCGGTGAGGGCGCCGACGACGTGCGCGAGAAGGAAGGTGATGAGGAAGGCGAGCAGTGCCCGGCGGCGCGGCCAGCGCAAGCTCAGCATCGCGACCAGCGGCGCGCCGACGATCATGCCGACGGCGAAGGCCGAGGTGAGCGAGCCGACGGCTGGAATGGACACACCGAGATCGGCGGCGATGTCCGGTACCAGACCGGACAGCATGAACTCCGACGTTCCCTGGGCGAAGACGGCCAGCCCTAGAACGTAGATGGCGAAAGGCATGAAGAAGCTCCAACTACATCGCAGATCAGGAAGACGCAACGCATGGACAGAAGGGCATGCGCTGCATGGGAGATGGCCTGGAGAGACCTCCGGGCGCTGTCCCGCGATGCGGTTGATCCGTGGCGGATTCGCGACGCGCTGCTCGGCGGCTACGCCGAAGAAGGCAGGGGGCGTCAGAGAGTTACGCGATCAGCCACCGGATCACCGGTGGCTAGCTTCTCTCCGCCTCAGGACTGGACATGTTTCTCAACTTAGCAACGCCCGGATCGCCGTGTCTAACGAATAGTCGCCCCTGCATCCGGCCTCTCTGTTGCCCCTGAACCGGTACGACGCCGTCGCCGTCGCGTGTACGGCGACCTGTGAAGACGGAGTGCTCATGACCACCTACCAAACAGCCATGATCATGGTCGGTTTGGCCTTGATACTCGTGCTCGCGCATGTGCTCGGGCGCCTCGCGCGGCGGTGTGGCCAGCCGGCGGTCATCGGCGAGATCCTCGCCGGCATCCTGCTCGGTCCGACCCTGTTTCACGGCGCCCTGTCGGAAACGCTCTTACCCGTGGATATCCGGCCCATGCTCACCACGCTCGGCAACCTCGGAGTCGCGCTCTTCATGTTCCTCGTCGGGCTCGAACTCGACTACCGGATGCTGCGCGGGAACGGGCGTGCCGCGGCCGGGGTGTCCGTCGGGTCGATCGTCTGCGCGTTCGGACTCGGTGTCCTGCTCGCGCTATACCTGTGGAATGACCACGCGGTCGGACACCGGCTCGGCTTCCTGCTGTTCATCGGTGCGACCATGTCCATCACGGCGTTCCCGGTGCTGGCCCGCATCCTCACCGACCGGGGTATCCAGCACACCAGGGTCGGCGTGCTGGCGATGGCGAGCGCGGCCGTCGGGGATGTGATCGCCTGGCTCTTGCTTGCGGCCGTACTCACCTTCACCGGGAGCCGGAATTCCTGGCGGGTTCTGCTGGTCGTGCCGTATGCCCTAGCCATGGTAGGGGTGGTACGGCCGCTGCTCGGCAGGCTCTTGGCCGCGCCGGAGCGAGGCCGAGAAGACCTCGCACGTGGGGCTGGGGAGGATGGGATCGGAGCCGGCTCGCTCGGCGCCCTGACGGTACTGCTGCTTGTCTCCGGCGCGTTGAGTGAGTGGTTCGGTCTGCACTTCATCTTCGGTGCGTTCCTTGCCGGCGCGATCGTGCCACGCCACGGAACGGAAAGGCTGCGCGTGGCGCTCAAGGACCGGTTTGAGACGATCACCTGGATGCTGCTGCCGACGTACTTCGCGGTGGCAGGGTTGAAGGTGGACTTGACCACAGTGGGTGGCGACGGACTCGGCGAACTGGGTCTGATCCTCCTCGTGGCGATCGGTGGCAAGTTCGGGGGCGCCTACCTGGGAGCACGGGTCGCCGGCCAGTCCGGACGATCGGCCACGACGCTGAGCATCCTCATGAACACCCGCGGCCTCACCGAACTGATCATCCTTGGCGTCGGCCTGCAACTGGGGCTGCTCGACACGGACCTGTACTCACTGATGGTGGTCATGGCCCTCGTCACCACCGCTATGACCGCACCGCTGCTGCGCTGGGCCTATCCGAGCCAGATGATCGACGCGGATCTGCGAGAGCTGGCTGAGGAGTGGACCGAGAGGCCGAAGCACACACAGCCGGCCGAGCCCGTGGGCGCGAAGTCGTCGGAGGCAAAGTGATGAATACCACCCTCCTGACAGGGCTCCTGCCCCAGGCGGCCTTGAGCGCTGAGGCGTTTGGTGATGTCCCCGGCGCCTGGCTCTTTCCGGAGGAAGCCGCCGCGTTGAGTGGCGCAACCGACCGCAGGCGCAGGGAGTTCGCCACCGTGCGTCACTGTGCCCGCGTCGCCCTTACCTCCCTCGGCCGACCGGCCGGACCGATGGTCCCGGGGAAGCGGGGTGCGCCAACGTGGCCGGAGGGGGTGGTGGGCTCGATGACCCACTGCGACGGCTATAGGGCCGCCGTCGTGTCCCGGCGGATCGACATCGCGGCTCTGGGCATCGATGCTGAACCCCATTTGCCCCTGCCGCCGAGCCTTCTCGGCCGCATCGCCTCACCGCGCGAGCGGGACCACCTGGCGGCGTTGCGCCAGGCCCATCCCACTGTGCACTGGGACCGGCTGTTCTTCAGCGCCAAGGAATCCGTGTACAAGGCCTGGTTCCCCCTCACCCGGACCTGGCTGGACTTCCGCGAGGCGGAGGTGGCTCTCGAGCCGTACCGGCAGACGTTCCGTGCCCGCCTGCTGCGGACCGGCCACGACGACGAGGGGCGACCGCTCCACGAGTTCGACGGGAGGTGGCGGGTTGGCCGCCGCCTCGTCGTCACCGCCGTCTCCTATGGGGTCTCCGCCTTCGCTCATGGGCGGGTCCGGCGCGACACCGTGTACGGGCGGCGTTAGCCGGCCAGCGAGTCCTCGGCGCAACGCAGCTCCTGGGCCATTTCCTTGAGGTCGTCCGCACAGGCGGACAGGATGTCCGCCACGGCGTTCCGTCCGTGCAGGGGCACGGTGGGGGCGAGGCGCTTCCATTCTTCGGTGGTCCGCAGTTGCGTGCGCAGGCGGTGCAGGACGAGCCTTCCGTTCTCGTTGAGCCGCAGCGAGGGATCGTTGCGGAGTCCGTCGAAGAGGGTGATGCGGTGAGCGAGATCGGGTACGCGGCCCAGCCTCATACGGTCTTCGTCCGTGCTTGTCGGCGTGGTGCCTGTGGGTCCGCCTGAGCACCGGCCGGCCGGAATGGCCTCCTGGCCGTTGGCCAGTCGGCGGCGTACATCACGTGCGGTTCCCACCGAGATCCCGGCCTGCCGCGCAATCTCCCTTAGCGAGGCCTCTGGGTTCCGGCTGATCACCTCCGCGGCCATGCGGCGCCCCTCGGCGGTGTTCGACGGCCGCACCCGGCCGTCACGGCCGACGCGTGTCTCCGGCCGTGCACCTGGGTCGGTAATGTCTCGACGCAGCGCCCCCACGCCGGTGGCGTTCCAGCCGGTCATCTCGGCGATGCTTCGGTCGGACCAGTCGGGATGCGCGCGTAAGATCCGCAGTGCGGCCTGCTTCCGTTCGTCGCGCGAGAGCGGAAGTCCGTGGCGCATGTTGCACTCCACGGCGCGCAGGAAGGCAGCCTGTTCGTCCCCCTCGAACCAGCGCGCACTGATGGTGCGTCGGTTGCGCAGTGCCGTGGCCCGCAACCGGTGCATGCCGTCGACGACACGTAATGTCGCCCTGTGCACCAGTATCGGCGGGAACTCCGCCTCGCTTTCCGCCAGCGCTCGTACGTGTGCGTGGTCGAGGGTGAAGCGCGGCGAATCGGCCGGCAGCAGGGACCGTATGTCGATGTCAAAGCTCGACGCCTGTCCTTGATCCGATGTTTCGGACATCAATGCCTCCAGGAGTGCACATCGTCGATGACAAGGAACGGTGGAAGGCCCCCGCCCGGACACGCTGGAACGGCGCAGGCGCCCACCCCCTGGCCTTCAACGCGCCTCGTTCGCGTTTGAACGTCTCTGCAGGGCGGCGATGGTCGCGGGCGGGACCCCCGTGCTTCCCGCGCGGCAGCGCGGCCTCCGACTCGGCCAGGGCCTGTACGTGCCGTATGTCCTCCGCGGCCGCACGTGGTGAACCGGACAACAGGAAGGGCCGCACGGGCACCAGTCCTGTTCGCAGCTGTGCCCCCCGTCCGTCGTCAGGACGTGCTGCACCACCGGTTGACACGTCGGGCACAGGCGGTTCCTCCCCGCAGGCGACATACGGTGGATCTCACTGCACCACACCGGTGATGCCGCATGAAGTGATCACGCGGGTCAGCTTGGTCAGTCTGGTCAGTTCGGCACCGCACGCGTGCGGCGCGCCCTTTCGTGAAAGGTGACCCGCTCCTGTGAAGCACCCTGGACGCACCCGCTGGGCCATCGGCGGGCTGCTCGCCGGAGGAATAGTCGTCAACTTCGTCGACCGGACGGCCTTATCGGTGGCCAGTTCGCCCCTGGCTCATGAATTCGGCCTCGATCTGAGTCGACTCGGCGTCGTGCTCGCCGCGTTCACGTGGTCGTACTGTCTGGTCCAGCTGCCGGCCGGCGCCCTGGTGGACATCTTCGGCGTCTCCCGGCTCACCCGTATCGGGTCCGCCCTGTGGGCCGTCGCCAGCCTGCTGACCGCGGTCGCCGGCGGACTCGGTCCTCTCATCGCGGCACGTCTGCTGCTGGGCGTGGCCGAGGGGCCGTCCATGGTCTCCGCGTCCAAGGCGACCGCCGCGTGGTTTCCGCTCGGCGAACGCGGCACGGCGACGGCGGTGTTCGACGGCGCCACCAAGTTCGCCAACATGGTGGCGTTCCCGGTGCTGGCGTTCGTGATGAGTGAGTGGGGCTGGCGGGCCGGGTTCCTGTTCAGCGCGGCACTCAGCCTGGTGTTCTCGGCTCTGTGGTGGTGGGGCTACCGGGACCCGTCCGAGCATCCCCTGCTGCGCGACAGCGAACGGGAGTTCATCCTCGATGGCGGGGCGCGGGACACCGACCGGGGGCATGCCGGGCAGCTCCGCTCCGTGCTGTGCACCGGAAGGAACTGGGTCGTGTCCCTCGCCTTCGCCTGCTACGGCTACACGATCAACGTGGTGGTCACCTGGATGCCCGAGTTCTTCCAGCGGGAGTTCGGCCTCCGGCTGCTCAACTCCGGCATCTACTCGATGATCCCCTGGGCGGTGGCGACGGTGGCCGAACTCGCGGTCGGCGGCTGGCTGGTGGACCGGCTGGTGCGCCGGGGCCATGACCCGGTGCGGATCCGCAGGAACGTGCTGACTGCGGGACTGACGCTCGGCGCCACGATCGGGGCGTCGGGGACCGCCGATTCGGCGGCCGAGGCCGTGTGCTGGATGTCGATCTCACTCTCCGGGCTGGCCATCGCGGCCCCTGTGGCGTGGAGCCTGCCGGGCCTGCTGGCGGCACCCGGCACCGTGGGGGCGGTCAGCGGTCTGATGAACTTCGCCAACACGGCGGCCACCGGCTTCGGTGTGATGTTCACCGGGTGGCTGGCTCAGGCGACCGGAACGTTCCAGGCGCCCTTCCTGTTCGCGGTCGCGGTGCTGGCCGTGGGCGTACTCCTCTACCGGTACGTGCTGCGTACGACGGCACCGGACAGCCCACCGCCCCGGCACCGGCCCTCAGCGACGTCCGAGATCAAGGTCTGAGATCTCCACGCCGGGCTGCTCCACCGCACACCCTGAGCACCTGCAACCCACTTGCAACAGGTGTGTTCGCCGTCACAGATTTCCTGCCATTCGGCCAGGGAAGTGCTAGCAGGGGAGGTCGAGGTTCCCCGATGAACGAGAAGTCACTGCTGGCCACTTGCCTGATGCGATTAGCGTGGTCGCCGGAGCAGCTGGCCAACGAGATCAACAAGAAGTACGGCACCGGAACCATCAGCAGCAAGGCCCCCTACAACTGGCTCAAGGGCGCACGCCCCCGGCGCCGGCTCCCCTACGTGGTCGCGCAGATCCTGTCCGATCGGCTCCGCGAACCCATCACCGTCGAAGCGCTGTGGCCTCAGCACTTCACGGCAGCCCAGGATCCGGCGGCGCAGGCCGCCGGCTTCCGGTCCTCGGGCACGAGCGGCGCTGCGGAGCCCGGGCCCGACCTGATCGCCGCCGCGGTGGACTGGCTGGTGGCCGGCGAAGCAGACGCGCCCTCGCGGCTTCGCGGCGACGAACTCCCCGCCGTCGCCGTCGACCTGCTGACCACCCGGATCCGTCAGCTGCGCGAGCTGGACGACGCCTGCCGCGGCACCCGGCTGGTGCTGGACTGGGCGTTCCAGGACTTCCAATGGGCCAGAAGACTGGCCACTGAGTGCTGTTACGACGCGGAGACCGGCGTACGGCTGCACCGCGGCATCGCCGAGCTGGGCCAGCTCGCCGGATGGCTGGCCGCGGACCTGGGGATGACCAGGCGCAGCCGGAGCTGTTTCGTGACCGCGTTGCACGCCACGCACACAGCGGGTGACCGTGCCCTGGCCGCGTACATCATTTCCTGTATGAGCTACCACGCCACATGGGAAGGCCGGGGCGAGGAGGCGCTGCGTCTGATCCGCATCGCACGCAAGGGTTCGGCCGTGGAAGACATGGGCCTCGGCGCGGCGTTGCTGGCCACCCGTGAGGCACGGGCCCATGCGAGCCTCGGCGACGAGACCGGCTGCCGGCTGGCCATGGACGCGGCGGCCGAGCTCAGCCGGCACGGTGAGCCGCCGGCCGACGCCCCCTGGGCCTACTGGCTGACCCCGGCCGTCATGGTGGCCGACGCCGGCCGAGCCTGGCTGGAACTGGGCCGCCCCCACCAGGCGGAGCAGCATCTGGCACACGGCATCGAACTGCTCGGGGAGAGCCAGCCGCTGAACCGGCTGCTGCACCACACCTCGCTGGCCGAGGCCCGGCTGTCCCGGCACGTCGTGGACGGCGCGGCGGAAGCCGCCCATGACGCCCTGTCCCTCGCCGGGCGGGCCACCTCCGGGCGCGCCCGGGCTCGCCTGACGGCCCTCCGCCACAGGTTCCAGCGCTACGACAACCGGGCGGCACGCGACTTCGTGCAGCGGGCAGACGATCTCCTGAGCGCCGATCCCCAGGAGCCAGCAAGCTGACAGAGTCGGCCGGGAGCCGGGGCCCCGGCCACGAGTTGCCCGTCGTACCCAGGCACCAAGGAGAACACCACGGACATGCGAGTCACTCACGGCGCACCGCTCGCCCCGATGACGACACTGGGCATCGGAGGCCCGGCAGCGGCCTTCGTCGATCTGCACGATCCGGCGGACTTTCCCTCCTT
Above is a genomic segment from Streptomyces fodineus containing:
- a CDS encoding prephenate dehydrogenase dimerization domain-containing protein; this encodes MSGFGRSIVVGGCGAVGGMFADLLREAGSQTLVVDIAPPPEERTSCLVADITAPGPELSAAVAGADLVVLAVHEAVALKAVAPVTRLMRPGALLADTLSVRTAMVEELAAQAPGIQHVGLNPMFAPAAGMAGRPVAAVVTRDGPGVTALLRLIERRNGRLVRLTAEEHDRTAATTQALTHAVIVSFGLALDRLGVDVRTLTATAPPPHLTLLTLLARVLGGSADVYGDIQRSNPHAAAARRALADALRAFDSLIGDDDSDGGHRRVEGLDAAFGRLRRLMGPELGPYQDRCHELFRTIHHTNDEGETDR
- the cmlD gene encoding 4-amino-4-deoxychorismate mutase CmlD, with the protein product MIEQDELHRLRAELDLLDGTLLDTLRRRIDCGVRIARYKSRHGVPMMQPGRVHLVKERAARYAVDHGLDETFLVNLYDAIIAEMCRVEDLVMDREVGDRR
- a CDS encoding 3-deoxy-7-phosphoheptulonate synthase, producing MMHATTTHTSLAQRPAAQQPYWPDEAALDDVERELAGLPALTSEDEVVDLMRGMELVARGSALLIQGGDCAERFHEAVPELVRQKVDNLQGLAAIMRAGSRSPTVAVSRIAGQYGKPRSSPFEAEDSGRQMPSYCGDAVNDPEFEPVARTPQPRRLLTAYECSRLVLDELRRSWSGRPILERVYTSHELLLLPYERPLVREGTRGAYSGSAHFGWIGERTRQPDGAHVALAQAVHNPVGVKLGPTVSPEDAVALSRTLNPERVPGRLTFIVRFGAKDVDRLLPLVVDAVARHGAPVVWLCDPMHGNGVRLSGHKTRLIEPMRSEITSFTRVLQERGQWPAGLHLEMTPDPVTECVSERDEEPRFTDYRSTCDPRLNPEQSAEMVSHFLALL
- a CDS encoding Cmx/CmrA family chloramphenicol efflux MFS transporter, with the translated sequence MPFAIYVLGLAVFAQGTSEFMLSGLVPDIAADLGVSIPAVGSLTSAFAVGMIVGAPLVAMLSLRWPRRRALLAFLITFLLAHVVGALTDSFEILFVTRVIAALANAGFLAVGLATAASMAGPQAKGRATSVLLSGVTLACVAGVPLGAVLSEFWGWRSAFWGVALISAPAVFAILRSVPATPVDPDAPSVRHELRALRTPRLVLTLVLGALVNGATFCSFTYLTPVITHVTGLSTGWVPATLALFGIGSFVGVNLGGRLADSRPGQVLAVGGVALLAGWLVFALTAGNTAVALILVFVQGVLSFAVGSTLIAQSLYTASDAPTLAGGFATAAMNVGAAAGPALGGVALSADFGFRAPLVVSASLVTAAMVLGGVARVVGSGSGTTSRPAERSLEARS
- a CDS encoding cation:proton antiporter is translated as MTTYQTAMIMVGLALILVLAHVLGRLARRCGQPAVIGEILAGILLGPTLFHGALSETLLPVDIRPMLTTLGNLGVALFMFLVGLELDYRMLRGNGRAAAGVSVGSIVCAFGLGVLLALYLWNDHAVGHRLGFLLFIGATMSITAFPVLARILTDRGIQHTRVGVLAMASAAVGDVIAWLLLAAVLTFTGSRNSWRVLLVVPYALAMVGVVRPLLGRLLAAPERGREDLARGAGEDGIGAGSLGALTVLLLVSGALSEWFGLHFIFGAFLAGAIVPRHGTERLRVALKDRFETITWMLLPTYFAVAGLKVDLTTVGGDGLGELGLILLVAIGGKFGGAYLGARVAGQSGRSATTLSILMNTRGLTELIILGVGLQLGLLDTDLYSLMVVMALVTTAMTAPLLRWAYPSQMIDADLRELAEEWTERPKHTQPAEPVGAKSSEAK
- a CDS encoding 4'-phosphopantetheinyl transferase family protein translates to MNTTLLTGLLPQAALSAEAFGDVPGAWLFPEEAAALSGATDRRRREFATVRHCARVALTSLGRPAGPMVPGKRGAPTWPEGVVGSMTHCDGYRAAVVSRRIDIAALGIDAEPHLPLPPSLLGRIASPRERDHLAALRQAHPTVHWDRLFFSAKESVYKAWFPLTRTWLDFREAEVALEPYRQTFRARLLRTGHDDEGRPLHEFDGRWRVGRRLVVTAVSYGVSAFAHGRVRRDTVYGRR
- a CDS encoding transcriptional regulator is translated as MSGRGPSTVPCHRRCALLEALMSETSDQGQASSFDIDIRSLLPADSPRFTLDHAHVRALAESEAEFPPILVHRATLRVVDGMHRLRATALRNRRTISARWFEGDEQAAFLRAVECNMRHGLPLSRDERKQAALRILRAHPDWSDRSIAEMTGWNATGVGALRRDITDPGARPETRVGRDGRVRPSNTAEGRRMAAEVISRNPEASLREIARQAGISVGTARDVRRRLANGQEAIPAGRCSGGPTGTTPTSTDEDRMRLGRVPDLAHRITLFDGLRNDPSLRLNENGRLVLHRLRTQLRTTEEWKRLAPTVPLHGRNAVADILSACADDLKEMAQELRCAEDSLAG
- a CDS encoding MFS transporter, whose product is MKHPGRTRWAIGGLLAGGIVVNFVDRTALSVASSPLAHEFGLDLSRLGVVLAAFTWSYCLVQLPAGALVDIFGVSRLTRIGSALWAVASLLTAVAGGLGPLIAARLLLGVAEGPSMVSASKATAAWFPLGERGTATAVFDGATKFANMVAFPVLAFVMSEWGWRAGFLFSAALSLVFSALWWWGYRDPSEHPLLRDSEREFILDGGARDTDRGHAGQLRSVLCTGRNWVVSLAFACYGYTINVVVTWMPEFFQREFGLRLLNSGIYSMIPWAVATVAELAVGGWLVDRLVRRGHDPVRIRRNVLTAGLTLGATIGASGTADSAAEAVCWMSISLSGLAIAAPVAWSLPGLLAAPGTVGAVSGLMNFANTAATGFGVMFTGWLAQATGTFQAPFLFAVAVLAVGVLLYRYVLRTTAPDSPPPRHRPSATSEIKV